A genome region from Pseudomonas helmanticensis includes the following:
- a CDS encoding alpha/beta hydrolase — protein sequence MNIKKTLTASLLALSIGNAFAAETSGVEHNTQAFLNALAAGGGKPLEQLSPKDARAVLTGAQASVKVDLSGVEVSDKAIKVDGQTINLKVVRPAKVKGDLPVFMFFHGGGWVLGDYPTHQRLIRDLVVGSGAVAVYVDYTPSPEAQYPTAINQAYAATKWVAEHGKDIGVDGKRLAVAGNSVGGNMAAVVALMAKEQKTPTLRFQLLMWPVTNAQFDDGSYQQFAEGHFLTKGMMQWFWDNYTTNPAERAQIHASPLNASSEQLKGLPAALVQTAEFDVLRDEGEGYARHLDAAGVAVTAVRYNGMIHDFGLLNPLSQIPEVKAAVRQAAAELKTHLN from the coding sequence ATGAACATTAAAAAGACCCTGACCGCTTCCCTGCTCGCACTCTCTATCGGTAACGCTTTCGCCGCCGAGACCTCCGGCGTCGAACACAACACCCAGGCCTTCCTCAATGCCCTCGCCGCCGGCGGTGGCAAACCCCTTGAGCAACTGAGCCCGAAAGACGCCCGTGCGGTGCTGACCGGTGCGCAGGCTTCGGTAAAGGTCGACCTGTCCGGTGTTGAAGTCAGCGACAAGGCAATCAAGGTCGACGGCCAGACGATCAACCTGAAAGTGGTGCGTCCGGCCAAGGTCAAAGGCGACTTGCCGGTGTTCATGTTCTTCCACGGTGGCGGCTGGGTGCTCGGTGATTATCCGACTCACCAACGCTTGATCCGTGACTTGGTGGTGGGTTCTGGCGCCGTCGCGGTCTACGTCGACTACACGCCATCGCCGGAAGCGCAGTACCCGACCGCGATCAACCAGGCCTACGCCGCGACGAAATGGGTGGCCGAGCACGGCAAGGACATCGGTGTCGACGGCAAGCGTCTGGCGGTGGCCGGCAACAGCGTCGGCGGCAACATGGCGGCGGTCGTGGCGTTGATGGCCAAGGAGCAGAAAACCCCGACACTGCGTTTCCAGCTGTTGATGTGGCCGGTGACCAATGCGCAGTTCGACGACGGCTCGTACCAGCAATTCGCCGAAGGCCATTTCCTCACCAAAGGCATGATGCAGTGGTTCTGGGACAACTACACCACCAACCCGGCCGAGCGTGCGCAGATCCATGCCTCGCCACTCAACGCCAGCAGCGAACAGCTCAAAGGCCTGCCTGCCGCACTGGTGCAAACCGCCGAATTCGACGTGTTGCGTGATGAAGGCGAAGGCTATGCGCGGCACCTGGATGCGGCCGGGGTGGCGGTGACTGCGGTGCGTTACAACGGGATGATTCATGATTTTGGTCTGCTCAATCCGTTGAGTCAGATTCCTGAAGTGAAGGCGGCGGTGCGTCAGGCGGCGGCTGAGCTGAAGACGCATTTGAACTGA
- a CDS encoding LysR family transcriptional regulator, producing MNPFEDMRIFCQVMDSGSFTSAADQLGLSKQFVSRRLMQLEERLGVRLLNRSTRRLDVTPLGQSYYESALRLLGEVEQVEQGIAGQTAEPRGTIRLSAPLSFAVAHLGCLLPVFLQRYRDVTVEVDLSDRPVDLLGEGYDLALRIGVLEDSTLIARRIASIERVYCASPAYLAERGMPLKPEDLHSHDCLPYGHGRSVQWRFNAGQGKPVLVNVTGRMRVNNGELLRDAAVQGMGITYLPTFIVGAALKDGRLVPVLDDLRPEPLTLSAVYPQHRQASRPVQALVEFLRERLNQSNVAL from the coding sequence ATGAACCCGTTCGAAGACATGCGTATTTTTTGCCAGGTCATGGACTCCGGCAGCTTCACGTCGGCGGCTGATCAGTTGGGGCTGTCCAAGCAGTTCGTCAGCCGTCGGTTGATGCAGCTGGAGGAGCGCCTCGGTGTGCGGTTGTTGAATCGCTCGACCCGGCGCCTCGACGTCACCCCGCTAGGCCAGAGCTATTACGAGTCGGCCTTGCGCCTGCTGGGCGAAGTCGAACAGGTCGAGCAGGGTATCGCCGGGCAGACCGCCGAGCCACGCGGAACGATTCGTCTGAGTGCGCCGTTGTCGTTTGCCGTCGCGCATCTGGGCTGTCTGCTGCCGGTGTTTTTGCAGCGCTATCGCGACGTCACGGTGGAAGTGGATCTGAGTGATCGGCCGGTGGACTTGCTCGGTGAGGGCTACGACCTGGCACTGCGGATCGGTGTGCTGGAAGATTCGACGCTGATTGCCCGGCGCATTGCTTCCATCGAACGGGTGTATTGCGCCAGCCCGGCCTATCTGGCCGAACGCGGCATGCCGCTCAAGCCTGAAGATCTCCACAGCCATGACTGCCTGCCTTACGGGCATGGACGTTCGGTGCAATGGCGATTCAATGCGGGGCAGGGCAAACCGGTGTTGGTGAATGTCACCGGGCGCATGCGCGTGAACAACGGCGAGTTGCTCCGGGACGCGGCGGTGCAGGGGATGGGGATTACTTATCTGCCAACGTTCATAGTCGGCGCGGCGCTGAAGGATGGCCGGCTGGTGCCGGTGCTGGATGATTTGCGCCCGGAGCCGCTGACGTTGTCGGCGGTGTATCCGCAGCATCGGCAGGCCTCAAGGCCGGTGCAGGCGCTGGTCGAATTTCTGCGCGAACGCCTGAACCAGAGCAATGTCGCCCTCTGA
- a CDS encoding mechanosensitive ion channel family protein, with translation MSFLLTHLLSLSAALLLLDAVLWHFTPFTHRAPRVAVRLALFLAFTALVINAGVSPLQAPLFADDRVAQLGATALGILWWLYAARVLTEVIGLALMRRIGHSGRLLQDVIGALVFLVAIVAAAGYVLELPVKGLLATSGVVAIVVGLALQSTLADVFSGIVLNTTKPYQVDDLVMIDGVEGKVFDIDWRATHLLTSAGTMAVVPNSVAAKAKIVNLSRPTNMHGVSISIQVPNHIRPRRVLDALDRTLQGSSSLLLTPAPKAVLKEAGETMSEYVASGFIAELGKKSEVRNQLFDLAHRHLEAAGISRHPDGVIEPSTRARALLDEVKIFRSLSSDERDRLAESMVAQQYAAGQVVLDLDEVPDSLFVIATGVVSATVPDGDSKIEAGRMGPSEVMGEQSILADTPSQATFTALTSSIIYRLDKNLTRQCMEQRTEIGRALNKLQAVRQQNSRLALMAKPVAVRKGGFLGWLQKR, from the coding sequence ATGTCCTTCCTCCTCACCCACCTGCTGTCCCTCAGTGCCGCCCTGCTGCTTCTCGACGCCGTGCTCTGGCACTTCACGCCTTTCACCCATCGTGCGCCAAGAGTGGCTGTGCGACTGGCGCTGTTTCTGGCCTTCACCGCGTTGGTGATCAACGCCGGCGTCAGCCCGCTGCAAGCACCGCTGTTCGCCGATGATCGCGTCGCGCAACTGGGTGCCACTGCGCTGGGGATTCTCTGGTGGCTGTACGCCGCGCGGGTGTTGACCGAGGTGATTGGCTTGGCGCTGATGCGCCGTATCGGTCACAGCGGTCGTTTGTTGCAGGACGTCATCGGTGCGCTGGTGTTTCTGGTGGCCATCGTTGCCGCCGCCGGTTACGTGCTGGAGTTGCCGGTGAAAGGCTTGCTCGCCACCTCCGGCGTGGTCGCGATCGTCGTCGGTCTGGCGCTGCAGAGCACCCTGGCCGACGTGTTTTCCGGGATCGTGCTCAACACCACCAAACCTTATCAGGTCGATGATCTGGTGATGATCGACGGCGTCGAAGGCAAAGTGTTCGACATCGACTGGCGCGCCACGCATCTGCTGACCAGCGCCGGGACCATGGCCGTGGTGCCGAACTCGGTGGCGGCGAAGGCGAAGATCGTCAACCTCAGCCGTCCGACCAACATGCACGGCGTGTCGATCAGCATTCAGGTACCCAATCACATTCGCCCACGTCGGGTGCTCGATGCTCTGGATCGTACGCTGCAAGGGAGCAGCTCGCTGTTGCTGACGCCGGCGCCAAAAGCCGTGCTGAAAGAGGCCGGTGAAACCATGTCCGAATACGTCGCCAGCGGTTTCATTGCCGAGCTTGGCAAGAAAAGCGAAGTGCGCAATCAGCTGTTCGACCTCGCCCACCGGCATCTGGAAGCGGCAGGTATTTCGCGGCATCCGGACGGCGTGATCGAACCGTCGACCCGCGCCCGTGCGTTGCTCGATGAAGTGAAAATCTTCCGTTCGCTGAGTAGCGACGAACGTGATCGCCTGGCCGAATCGATGGTCGCGCAGCAATACGCAGCGGGCCAGGTGGTGCTGGATCTGGACGAAGTGCCGGACAGTTTGTTCGTGATTGCCACGGGCGTGGTCAGTGCCACCGTGCCGGACGGTGACAGCAAGATCGAAGCCGGACGGATGGGACCGAGCGAAGTCATGGGCGAGCAGAGCATTCTCGCCGATACTCCATCGCAAGCCACGTTCACGGCGCTGACGTCGAGCATCATTTATCGTCTCGACAAAAACCTCACTCGCCAGTGCATGGAACAGCGCACTGAAATTGGCCGGGCGTTGAACAAGTTGCAGGCGGTGCGTCAGCAGAACAGTCGCCTCGCGTTGATGGCCAAACCGGTGGCGGTGAGGAAAGGTGGGTTTCTGGGTTGGTTGCAAAAGCGTTGA
- the ycaC gene encoding isochorismate family cysteine hydrolase YcaC → MSVPYTRLNKDDAVVLLVDHQTGLISLVQDFTPNEFKNNVLALGDIAKFFKLPTILTTSFDAGPNGPIVPELREQFPDAPFIQRPGQINAWDNEDFVKAIKATGRKQLIIAGVVTDVCVAFPTLSAIAEGYEVFVVTDSSGTFNTTVQQAAWARMSAAGAHLLNWFSVACELQGDWRNDMEGLAHLLSERLPNYRNLINSYTKFTAK, encoded by the coding sequence ATGAGCGTTCCTTACACACGTCTGAACAAAGATGATGCGGTTGTGCTGCTGGTCGATCACCAGACCGGCCTGATTTCGCTGGTACAGGATTTCACCCCGAACGAATTCAAGAACAACGTGCTGGCGCTGGGCGACATCGCCAAGTTCTTCAAGCTGCCGACCATTCTGACCACCAGTTTCGACGCCGGCCCGAACGGCCCGATCGTGCCTGAATTGCGTGAGCAGTTCCCGGATGCGCCGTTCATTCAGCGTCCAGGCCAGATCAATGCCTGGGACAACGAAGACTTCGTCAAGGCGATCAAGGCCACCGGTCGCAAGCAACTGATCATCGCCGGTGTGGTGACGGACGTTTGCGTAGCGTTCCCGACCCTGTCGGCAATTGCTGAAGGCTATGAAGTGTTTGTCGTGACTGACTCTTCCGGCACTTTCAACACCACCGTGCAGCAAGCGGCGTGGGCGCGGATGTCGGCGGCGGGTGCACACCTGTTGAACTGGTTCTCGGTGGCGTGCGAGCTGCAGGGCGACTGGCGCAACGATATGGAAGGCTTGGCGCATTTGTTGTCGGAGCGTCTGCCTAACTACCGCAACCTGATTAACAGCTATACCAAGTTTACTGCCAAGTAA
- a CDS encoding antibiotic biosynthesis monooxygenase, whose protein sequence is MPEVLNPQAPGADETVTLIVKHRVKAGFESAYEAWLRNIVRVAGLREGHLGVDVVRGKRAGLDFYTCVLRFCSTEAMQQWLESSERQALVDEAAPMLADGDQTEIAPVNEFWFSPLAEAASPPPRWKQAVITLLVILPHTLLVPLIWGPLLKLHPLLSNYVVATFLITLTIVVSVVYVFMPRVTRLFAPWLEAGQAHEHLDSQETSPR, encoded by the coding sequence ATGCCTGAAGTCCTCAATCCACAAGCGCCGGGGGCCGATGAGACGGTCACGCTGATCGTCAAGCACCGGGTCAAGGCCGGTTTCGAGTCGGCGTATGAAGCCTGGCTGCGCAATATCGTGCGGGTGGCGGGGCTGCGGGAAGGGCATCTGGGCGTGGACGTGGTACGCGGCAAACGTGCCGGTCTCGATTTCTATACCTGCGTGCTGCGTTTCTGTTCGACCGAAGCGATGCAGCAATGGCTGGAGTCATCCGAGCGGCAGGCGTTGGTCGACGAAGCTGCGCCAATGCTGGCGGATGGCGACCAGACCGAAATCGCGCCGGTCAACGAATTCTGGTTCTCGCCGCTGGCCGAAGCCGCCTCGCCACCGCCACGCTGGAAACAAGCGGTGATCACGTTGCTGGTGATTCTGCCGCACACCTTGCTGGTGCCGCTGATCTGGGGGCCGCTGCTCAAGCTGCACCCATTGCTTTCCAACTACGTGGTCGCGACGTTCTTGATCACCCTGACCATCGTTGTGTCGGTGGTGTACGTGTTCATGCCTCGCGTAACGCGATTGTTCGCACCCTGGCTTGAAGCCGGTCAGGCCCATGAACACCTCGATTCCCAAGAAACCTCGCCACGCTGA
- a CDS encoding type II secretion system F family protein — protein sequence MRFHLKAVGKAGVVSLSVEAPGDSEARRIAEDQGLRVVSLHAEKHWRSLRWRQRETFNLVLFSQELTTLLNAGLPLIDALESLAEKESAPAARKTLSELVRLLYEGKSFSQALGQLSAVFPPLYVALVQSSEKTGAVGDALGRYVSYRQRMDEVRQKIISASIYPMLLLIVGGGVVLFLMGYVVPRFSLVFEGLGNNLPWLSQVLMSSGMFLHAHQAEFFGALVALVTALAVLQKQPAFRRGLDRLVEKLPAVHQRIFMYELARFYRSLGILLQGGIPLVTAMAMVRGLLTVASRTRLDQACERVREGQSLSTALELNELVTPVSLRLLRAGEQSGNLGQMMERSADFYDEEISRWLEWFVKLFEPLLMTFIGLLIGVIVILMYIPIFELASSIH from the coding sequence ATGCGATTTCATTTGAAGGCGGTCGGCAAGGCTGGCGTGGTGTCCTTGAGCGTGGAAGCGCCGGGCGACAGCGAAGCGCGGCGGATTGCCGAGGATCAGGGGTTGCGCGTAGTCAGCCTGCATGCGGAGAAACATTGGCGCTCACTGCGCTGGCGTCAGCGCGAGACGTTCAATCTGGTGTTGTTCAGCCAGGAACTGACCACGCTGCTCAACGCCGGCCTACCGTTGATCGATGCACTGGAAAGCCTCGCCGAAAAAGAATCCGCCCCCGCTGCCCGGAAAACCTTGAGTGAGCTGGTGCGCCTGCTGTACGAGGGCAAATCGTTTTCGCAGGCGCTGGGCCAGTTGTCGGCGGTGTTCCCGCCGTTGTACGTGGCGCTGGTACAGTCCAGCGAGAAGACCGGCGCGGTCGGCGATGCGCTGGGCCGCTACGTCAGCTATCGCCAGCGCATGGACGAGGTGCGGCAGAAGATCATCAGCGCCTCGATTTACCCGATGCTGTTGCTGATAGTCGGCGGTGGCGTGGTGCTGTTCTTGATGGGTTACGTGGTGCCGCGTTTCAGTCTGGTGTTTGAAGGTCTGGGCAATAACCTGCCGTGGCTGTCGCAGGTTTTGATGAGCAGCGGCATGTTTCTGCACGCGCATCAGGCAGAGTTTTTCGGCGCGCTGGTCGCGTTGGTGACCGCCCTCGCCGTGCTGCAAAAACAACCGGCGTTTCGCCGTGGGCTGGACCGGCTGGTGGAGAAATTGCCGGCGGTGCATCAACGGATTTTCATGTACGAGCTGGCGCGGTTTTATCGTTCGCTGGGGATTCTGCTGCAAGGCGGGATTCCGCTGGTGACCGCCATGGCCATGGTCCGTGGCTTGCTCACCGTGGCTTCGCGGACGCGACTGGATCAGGCCTGCGAGCGGGTGCGCGAGGGACAATCGTTGTCCACCGCGCTGGAACTCAATGAACTGGTGACGCCGGTGTCCCTGCGACTGCTGCGGGCGGGTGAGCAGTCCGGCAACCTCGGGCAGATGATGGAACGCAGCGCCGACTTCTACGACGAGGAAATCAGTCGCTGGCTGGAGTGGTTCGTGAAGTTGTTCGAGCCGCTGCTGATGACCTTCATCGGCCTGCTGATCGGGGTCATCGTGATCCTGATGTACATCCCGATTTTCGAACTGGCTTCAAGTATTCACTGA
- a CDS encoding DoxX family protein, giving the protein MNTSQQDERARDLGLLFLRVSGGLFLLWVHGLPKLLDFSAQLQLIEDPFHLGAHLTLILAIFAEVVCPLLIVAGLLARLACVPILFVLLVALLVVHPQWSVAEGQFGWLLLILFATVLIAGPGRLVIPVRLPGALRYA; this is encoded by the coding sequence ATGAACACTTCGCAACAGGATGAACGGGCGCGCGACCTCGGTCTGCTGTTCCTGCGGGTCAGCGGCGGGCTGTTCCTGTTATGGGTGCACGGCTTGCCCAAGCTGCTGGATTTCAGCGCGCAGCTGCAACTGATCGAAGACCCGTTCCACCTCGGTGCCCACCTCACGTTGATCCTGGCGATCTTCGCCGAAGTCGTCTGTCCGTTACTGATCGTCGCCGGATTACTGGCGCGATTGGCCTGCGTGCCTATTCTCTTTGTGCTGCTGGTGGCGCTGTTGGTCGTGCATCCGCAATGGAGTGTGGCCGAGGGGCAGTTCGGCTGGTTGCTGTTGATCCTGTTTGCCACTGTATTGATCGCCGGGCCGGGACGGCTGGTGATTCCTGTTCGTTTGCCCGGAGCGCTGCGTTATGCCTGA
- the gspG gene encoding type II secretion system major pseudopilin GspG, producing the protein MKLQFRPRGQRGFTLLELLVVLVVLGLLAGIVAPKYFAQLGRSEVKVAKAQIEGLSKALDLYRLEVGHYPSTEQGLQALVTAPSDEAKWTGPYLQKKLPQDPWGRNYAYRYPGENSEYDLLSMGKDGQPGGEGENAEVTNWQ; encoded by the coding sequence ATGAAGCTGCAATTTCGTCCGCGTGGCCAACGCGGTTTTACCCTGCTCGAATTGCTTGTGGTGCTGGTGGTGCTCGGCCTGTTGGCCGGGATCGTCGCGCCGAAATACTTCGCTCAACTCGGTCGCTCGGAAGTCAAAGTGGCCAAGGCGCAGATCGAAGGGCTGAGCAAGGCGCTGGATTTGTATCGACTGGAAGTCGGCCACTACCCGTCCACCGAACAGGGCTTGCAGGCCTTGGTCACCGCACCGAGTGACGAGGCGAAATGGACCGGCCCGTACTTGCAGAAAAAGCTGCCGCAGGATCCGTGGGGGCGTAATTACGCTTACCGTTATCCCGGCGAAAACAGCGAGTACGACTTGCTGTCGATGGGCAAGGACGGCCAGCCCGGTGGCGAAGGCGAAAACGCCGAAGTGACCAACTGGCAGTAA
- a CDS encoding amidohydrolase, giving the protein MSADLILFNGQFHTVDRTKPLASAVAITDGRFVVVGNDNQAMALRGPNTQVVDMHGRCVIPGLNDSHLHLIRGGLNYNLELRWEGVPSLADALRMLKDQADRTPTPQWVRVVGGWNEFQFAEKRMPTLEEINQAAPDTPVFILHLYDRALLNRAALRVAGYTRDTPNPPGGEIVRDSNGNPTGMLVARPNAMILYSTLAKGPKLPLEYQVNSTRQFMRELNRLGLTSAIDAGGGFQNYPDDYQVIEQLAKDDQLTVRIAYNLFTQKPKEELSDFQNWTGSVKLHQGDDYLRHNGAGEMLVFSAADFEDFLEPRPDLPQTMEQELEPVVRHLVEQRWPFRLHATYNESISRMLDVFEKVNRDIPFNGLPWFFDHAETITPQNIERVKALGGGIAIQDRMAFQGEYFVDRYGKQAAEATPPIKRMLAEGVPVGAGTDATRVSSYNPWTSLYWMVSGRTVGGLALYEEGLPRTTALELFTHGSAWFSSEQGKKGQIKVGQLADLAALSADFFHVEEEAIKWIESVLTVVGGKIVYAAGDFEDLGPRSIPVLPDWSPVVKVPGHWRPNSPLQAQVHQCSGPCAVHTHSHEKARMSNAPVSDFAGFWGAFGCSCFAF; this is encoded by the coding sequence ATGAGCGCCGATCTGATTCTGTTCAATGGCCAATTTCATACCGTCGACCGCACCAAACCACTGGCGAGTGCGGTGGCAATCACCGACGGCCGCTTCGTCGTCGTCGGCAACGACAATCAGGCCATGGCCCTGCGCGGGCCGAACACGCAAGTGGTCGATATGCATGGCCGCTGCGTCATTCCCGGCCTCAACGACTCGCACTTGCACCTGATCCGTGGCGGTTTGAACTACAACCTCGAACTGCGTTGGGAAGGCGTGCCGTCGCTGGCCGATGCGTTGCGCATGCTCAAGGATCAGGCTGACCGCACGCCGACCCCGCAATGGGTGCGTGTGGTCGGTGGCTGGAACGAATTCCAGTTCGCCGAAAAACGCATGCCGACGCTGGAAGAAATCAACCAGGCCGCGCCGGACACCCCGGTGTTCATCCTGCATTTGTATGACCGCGCGCTGCTCAACCGCGCCGCATTGCGCGTGGCCGGCTACACCCGCGACACGCCGAACCCGCCGGGTGGCGAGATCGTCCGCGACAGCAACGGCAATCCGACCGGCATGCTCGTTGCGCGACCGAACGCGATGATTCTCTACTCGACGCTGGCCAAGGGGCCGAAGCTGCCGCTGGAATATCAGGTCAACTCGACCCGTCAGTTCATGCGCGAACTCAATCGTCTCGGCCTGACCAGTGCGATTGATGCCGGCGGCGGTTTCCAGAATTACCCGGACGATTATCAGGTCATCGAGCAACTGGCCAAGGACGACCAGTTGACCGTGCGTATCGCCTACAACCTGTTCACCCAGAAGCCGAAAGAAGAGCTGAGCGACTTCCAGAACTGGACCGGCAGCGTCAAGTTGCATCAGGGCGACGACTACCTGCGCCACAACGGCGCCGGGGAAATGCTGGTGTTCTCGGCGGCGGACTTCGAAGATTTCCTCGAGCCGCGTCCGGACCTGCCGCAAACCATGGAGCAAGAGCTGGAACCAGTGGTGCGTCACCTGGTTGAACAGCGCTGGCCGTTCCGTTTGCACGCGACTTACAACGAATCGATCAGCCGCATGCTCGACGTGTTCGAGAAGGTCAACCGTGACATTCCGTTCAACGGCTTGCCATGGTTCTTCGACCACGCCGAAACCATCACCCCGCAAAACATCGAACGGGTCAAAGCGCTGGGCGGCGGCATCGCGATCCAGGATCGCATGGCGTTCCAGGGCGAGTACTTCGTCGACCGCTACGGCAAACAAGCCGCCGAGGCGACCCCGCCGATCAAACGCATGCTCGCCGAAGGTGTACCGGTCGGTGCCGGCACCGATGCCACCCGCGTTTCCAGCTACAACCCGTGGACTTCGCTGTACTGGATGGTCAGCGGTCGCACCGTCGGTGGTCTGGCCTTGTACGAAGAAGGTTTGCCACGCACCACCGCGCTGGAACTGTTCACCCACGGCAGTGCCTGGTTCTCATCGGAGCAGGGCAAAAAGGGCCAGATCAAGGTCGGGCAACTGGCGGATCTGGCGGCGTTGAGCGCGGACTTCTTTCATGTCGAAGAAGAAGCGATCAAGTGGATCGAGTCGGTACTGACCGTGGTTGGCGGCAAGATCGTCTACGCCGCCGGCGACTTTGAAGACCTCGGTCCGCGCTCGATTCCAGTGCTGCCGGACTGGTCACCGGTGGTGAAAGTCCCGGGCCACTGGCGGCCGAATTCGCCATTGCAGGCGCAGGTTCACCAATGCAGCGGGCCGTGCGCGGTGCACACCCACAGCCATGAAAAAGCGCGGATGTCGAACGCGCCGGTCAGTGACTTTGCCGGTTTCTGGGGCGCGTTCGGCTGCTCCTGCTTCGCCTTCTGA
- a CDS encoding lytic transglycosylase domain-containing protein, translating to MKFLASGLLGCVLLSGAAQADVFISVDAKGSYVLSNVHRPGRTYERVIHEAEAAVVSLDQQPQMIANQPYAELVSAAAKVNQLPEALLHAVINAESHYNPGATSAKGAGGLMQLMPDTARELGVTDVYDPKANIQGGARYLKRLMTLFDNDIALAVAAYNAGPDAVLSRGRVIPPFAETQRYVPNVLRQYRRLQGLAADSPL from the coding sequence ATGAAATTTCTCGCCAGCGGATTGCTCGGTTGTGTGCTGCTCAGCGGCGCCGCGCAGGCCGATGTATTCATCTCCGTGGACGCCAAGGGCAGCTACGTGCTGTCCAACGTTCACCGGCCCGGCCGCACTTACGAACGGGTGATCCATGAGGCTGAAGCCGCTGTGGTCAGCCTCGATCAGCAGCCGCAGATGATCGCCAACCAGCCCTACGCGGAATTGGTTTCGGCGGCGGCCAAAGTCAACCAATTGCCTGAAGCGCTGCTGCATGCGGTGATCAACGCCGAGTCGCATTACAACCCCGGCGCGACCTCAGCCAAAGGCGCGGGCGGGCTCATGCAATTGATGCCCGACACCGCGCGTGAACTCGGTGTGACCGACGTCTACGACCCCAAGGCCAACATCCAGGGCGGCGCTCGATACCTCAAGCGTCTGATGACCTTGTTCGACAACGACATTGCCCTCGCCGTGGCGGCTTACAACGCCGGGCCCGACGCGGTGCTCAGCCGTGGCCGGGTGATTCCGCCGTTCGCCGAAACCCAGCGTTATGTGCCCAACGTGTTGCGCCAATACCGCCGCCTGCAAGGGCTGGCGGCAGATTCACCGTTGTAG